GAATCCATCcccttcaaacacacacacacacacactcacacacacacacacacacaagtctcCAAACTGAActgacttttttcttcttttttttaatgtaaatttctTTAGCTGGGAATTTATCACACAGCTACATAAGAGGGAAAATATGAATACCGGATCAAGATTTGGGTCTGTTTCCTTTTGTTAACACTGATCAGACTTTAAAccagtaaaagaaaagaaaatgttcgGGACATCCCTACACCAGCACAAAGCATGCGAAATAGAAGAACTAATCAGCTGTGCATGCTAGACTAGATTTTTGAAGGTGTTTGCCATCATCTGAGTTTTGGCCAGCGGGTGTTGTGGCAGTTAATTCTAATTTGGCTTTTGGTCATAATAAGCACAGAAACTGCCTTCAGCATTTACTTGCTTTATTTCCCAAAGCCttgtattattgttattactatattattattatactgtAAATTTGCATTCCCAAACTTTGACTAACACAAGAGATAATTATTGTTTTAAGCCTCTTGATGTTGCcgtaaaaatgcatttttattaacttaattttttaaattgaccCTCTCCAAACATGACTCTGAACGAGTTGAGTGAATCTCACGTTTAACAGTggtgtttcttttgttgttgtgttttacaGTTCTTTTTCCTGGTTCAGCCAGCCCTATTTACCAGGCCCCGCTGAAAATGCCACCAACAGTTTTGTCTTCTGCAGCCTTATCCTGTTTCTCAAGTGTCCTTTCTGTTGTGTGCGTGGGTGTGCGTGGGTGCATgtctcccccctctctctctctctctctctctctctccctctctccctccctccctctctcctcccttCATAATGTAAAGAAACATGTCAGATTAAAAAATAGCCTGTTTTCAGATTGCACAGCCATGGATGATCAtctcatgagatttttttttctgtcatttttaccGTTTGGTTCTCTTCAGCTTTGGGAATATTTTTCTTATCACTACCTTTGCTGGCAATAGCCTGTAATTGTTCAGTGTAGATTATTGTTTATTTACTATATTTTTTGTGACATACTGTTGGCTAAAACCTGTCAGTACTGTATTTGATTAGCAGTACTTTACCTGGttgttaagtgttttttttgtggtggggttgtacaaaaaaaaacaaaaagagagagaaccCACCAGAAAAAGGCTAGAAAAGGTCAAATGAGTAagccttttctgttttttgtattgGTAATGGTAAGTGATGTTGAAATGTACCCTTGTGTCTACACCCAAATCATGAACTTTGTTTTCTGTATCTCAATGTTTTTGTGTGCTTTATAGCGAAGCAGCCGGCGCGAGTCGCTTGTTCATAAAACATCTAATGAAAGTTGAGAGCACATCCCACGGGACAACTGGCTGTGCTTGCTTACGTTTGGTTCATGACTTAAAAAACAAGTACAGGTGATAAAATCTTGGCAGTGTTGACCACAGTGTGTATTGTGACTTTGAAACTTATAGCTGCTAATCCTACAATCATATtcacaacaaagcaaaacagcaacaacaacaacaaaagtcaGGGATCAAGATTTACAGACAAGACAAAAAagtggatttttgtttttcattcttttacTACAGTGTAGTTAGACTGAGGTGGCTTGTCTGCAAGTCTTGTCTGAGTGTTGTCGTCGTCGTCTTGGAAGATGTACTGAGATGTTCTTGGTTTTTCCTCCAGGAGTCATTCCCGATGAATCTAAAGCTATGTCGCTGTTGGCTCCAGCCAATGCTGTGGCAGGAATGATGCCCGGTGGAGGCCTTCTTCCGACACCGAATCCTCTGGCATCTGtgagtttttacattttcacataaCATATCatacaataatatttaactgttatttgatcaggggaaaaaagagataTTTTAGATGTTGACGATTTTCTAAAACTGCTCCTACCTTCTCTGCAGCCATCAATCAAAATTTAACTTGGAAATGGGCATGAATCTCCCTTATtgcaataaacaaacacacatagcaggctttttttcttcttggtgGGAATATTTGGTAACATTTATGTCTAAAAGCACAGTAATTCATTCAAACTAAACAAGCGGCTGGTGGTTcagagtagggctgccacaaacgattattttgatagtcgactagtcaccgattatttttgcgattagtcgactaatcagatcatgcatccattggacgtaaaacgtacagcttattgcaccagcatgcatctgctcttatataactatcattagcttacagctttaagtgtttaaggtatgtgctaactaaaaataaagacaagatgatagtttattaaattttaatgaaatttgcagattgtttcggtgaagtttgataaactcagccgtctgctccttgctatctaaaatataacaggacaccggagtaaattctcgagcatctcacacttctgataatcagttgtctgcttgacgtttattcagctgtgtaaaaactataactttaatctcagccaaaccgatttactcaggaacaaataaaatactaaaaaaaagcctaacaataacatttttaagttatctaagtgacttatatatgtttaacctgagtagcgaaagacggcggtgggtttgaaaacgatttgccgggagtccagtgttctcacgggctctagtgagccttgcccccggctagctatcgagctagtgggtaacagacgtctccgaaaacgtcggagcgcttttgaaaatatgtggtgtcttgataaactgagcagatatttgaggtttaaacagttacattctcgcctgaaaatatattaaacgtttattttgtgacccagaaagaataataagagtaatattaaaactaactagctgccgccattgttggaaactgagctgggctgcgctatgaattctgggacagagctacttcttcttcttcggggtttaacggcagctggcatccttgtacatgcagtgctgccatcttctgtttcagtccgttattacactcttaaatcctactacttattcctgcgtcttttgtggtcttacaaagcttcaaacgacgcgtcgactattaaatcagtcgtcgacgattttgatagttgacgtaatcgtgactagtcgactaatcgtggcagccctagttcaGAGTTAGCAATGCTACTATTTGATCAGATTTAGCTACTGGACCACAGATTTTGACTAGCAGGAGCTTGGACCCTGCTGAACACACTTTTCTCTGATCCATCACAAAGCCTTAGGCCCATTTGCAAGCACCCCTCTTCTTTCTAAAGCACAATTctctgaaaataataaaaacagtacaTCTAAAAGTATCCTATTAAAAAAATCCCCCCTCCAAAACATTACATAAATAAAGCGTGCTATGTTTTTTACCTCTACAATATATTCTAGTGTCTATGCTCAACATTTCAGATGGGAGCAACACCATTTGGCGGTCTTGGAGCTCCTAGCATTGAGCAGATGGCTGCTATGGGAATGCCCGGACCGAACATGAACCCCCAGGTGAGGATCAGTTACCATCATAGCGCCGTTTAAGTTCAAGCAAAAAGTTCTTAGTTCttaaaataatagtaatatcCTTGTCTTCCTTTCTTTCCAGGCTCTTTCCGCAGATTTCCTGAAGCTCATGCAATCCATGGATCCCAAGTAAGAAAAGTGCAGACACAGACAGGTTGTGCAGTCCAGTCAGCATACATATTTATTTGAGCAGTGTATAAATAATTGATGCCATTTGCAGATTGAACCTTGCAGCTGGATTGAACTTGAGTCCAGGGCTGAAGGCTGACGCATCGAATAAGGAGATTGAAGAGGCCATGAAGAGAGTCCGAGAGGCCCAGTCTCTTATTTCTGCAGCTATTGAACCAGGAAGTGAGCACGGTTTCAAAGCATGCTTCAAATATAACTGTACCAGAAATACTTGCTTCATATAGATTACGTGTTATCGGAAATTACTTCTCAGTTTACCTGTTTATTGATGTTTAGAGAGCAGTAAGTAAATGTATAATACATGTATAACTTTGTCTTTACTGTTGCAGGTAAGAAAGATGACAAGCGCAAACATTCCCGCTCCCGTTCGCGTTCACGGCGCAGACGAACCAGATCTCGTTCAAGACACAGGTAAAGATGCGTCTATGGCAATGTCGGGTGAAGCCTTTTTAGTTTCataattaatatattttttaatattaattgtttgtaaatgtgctgctgctTATTTTGAACAGACGTTCGAAGAGCAGATCTCGGCGTAGGTCTCATTcaaggagcaggaggaggtcCAAGAGCCCACGGAGGAGGAGGTCCTACTCCCGGGATAGAAGCCGTCGCAGTAGATCTAGGTCAGCAGCACCGCTGTTATCCTGAGGAGCAAAATGGCTCCtgtgtttcatttcattcagAGTGTGCTTGGAGACCAGAGGTTGATCatttcaaaaatgaaatttgTCGAAAACATTTTtgagctttgttttttaatgttggcAGTGGGCAGCTCCAGGTTTTGAGACTTTTCAGGCATGAAAATGTTTGGTAATGTTTATGTTTGCTTTCACCTCGTACAGAGacaggaggaaggaggagaaaTCCAAGAAAAGATCCAAGACACCCCCCAAAAGCTACAGCAGCGCCAGGAGGTCTCGGAGCATTAGTCGGTGAGTAGTCTTGAATACGGTGTGATAATATGATGAAATGCAGGTGAGCCAATTTACAGTGTGAAAGACCAGAAGCTATAACTCTTCTATTGACAGCAGAAAATCAAGTAAGTCCTGAATAAATGATGAGGATGTTTTTATGAATGTTACTTGTTTTACTCCTTTGTGTATGCACTTTGTGTGTCTCAGGAGACACAGGCGAAGTCGCAGTGCTTCTCGCTCCCCTAAGAGAAGGGTCTCCAGGTCTCCATCCCCCAGACGGTGAGCTTTCTCCATCTGATGTACAAtgaagtttatttaattttgagtgccacagtttaaaaatatttttgttatcTTTACAgccacaagaaagaaaaaaagaaggacaaggACCGTGAGAAGGAAAGGGACAGAGACAGAAGGGAGGACAGGGACCGCAGCAGAGACGAACGAGAACGCTCcaacagtaagaaaaaaaagagcaaagacaAAGAACGAGATCGGGACCGCAAGTCCGACAGCGAGAAAGGAGATGTTAAGGTATGTAGAGCAGGGCACTGTTTAGAGACAGGTGGCTGGATGCATTACTCTGCTCGTCATTAACGTGATTAAATGCGGCACAGGTGACTCGGGACTACGATGAGGAGGAGCAGGGTTATGACAGTGaaaaaggagaggaggaggaggacgagagGAAAAGCGACTCTGACTCCATCTCGTCCCCGAAAAGCcaggaggagatggagagacCTGAGGGCCAAATCCCCAAAAAGTCCAAACTGAATGGAGATGATCACCACCAGGAAGACATGGAGATGAGCGACTAAAAACGTCCAAACCAGATAGCATCGTCTTTTCACTgtcctttttatatttttaatataggCCACGATATGTCTGTGCCTGATCGCTCAAAGTTAAACAGATTTTGTCTTAACTGTAGAAACACTGCAAAGGAGGGCAGGCAGTGAGGTGTACGGAGGGGAGGGGGAGGCAGAACTTTTGTAAAGATATAAGAAACAATTACTAAAATATGAAGAACATGAAACTTGGTTTTAAATTGTCATTGCTGtactttttaaagattttgttaTTGgagtttctgtttgtctttctgaCAGTAGAATACGCAGCAGTTTCCTCTAAAAACGCAGCATCTGTAAATATTTTGCTGGTCAGGACTTTGTCCTCATTCACACTGCTCGTTGTTTGccactcagttttattttttccaaacGAACAGTTTTGCTTTAACTGTGTAACACACCCAGCTGTGTTTCATCTCTACTGACCTATTTACAACCCTTTATTATTGTACATTGTAGATTGAAATGTGTTGTGACAATGAAATATGTTGTCTGCAATAGAATTTCCAAAGGACACAAATAAAATTGGGGTAAACTGTCAACTTGCGCCACAAGGGTccttattttgaaaaataattgCTACGATGGGATTTATTCTGTGGTTATGTTCTGGGTGCCTGGCAACTGTTAAGGTGTTGTCACGTTTATGGTTCAGTCCTAATCTCTACATTCATGGATTTTGTTTCCACTGAAACCTGAGGGCTAAACTATACACACTTACTGTTGCCATGTACAGTGACTTTGCCTGAGAATTAAAACAGCTCAGTGCATTGTGTGTGAATAGGAAGTTTGCAGAGACGCATCCTTATTTAATGAAAGAAAAGTACTAAATTAGAGGCATGCATGCAGTGGTGTGGAGAAGTCATGAGCCAGCCAGTAAtaatagatatagatatatatattttctctcaACCACTTTTACTTTGCAGTAGTTAGAACTGTACAGAGGGTGGGGGTGTCACAATTCATATTTGTAGATAAAGCCTTCCTCCTGCACCTATTCTTTATAAGCCCCTCCCACCTCAGGTGCAAGTGCTTGTTTGTCAAAAGTAATTTAATTCTTAAACTCTTGAAAGCTAACAAAGAGTAACCCTTGaagctttttttccctgaaCTGGTGGGTTTCTGACTGTTTTAGGCGTGCGTATAGAACAAAATAACTGAATGTGCATCAGAAATTAGTGAGGATGGTCTCTGCCTATGCAGCTACCCTTGGAAAAACCTGGTAACTGTTCCAATGGTCGTCAACACTCACCATTAAGGGTACAAGACAGGTCATCATGTTTTACTTTATatcaactttttctttttcctcttttttctgctttgtttcagaAACCACGTGAACAAAAATATTCTGAAAGGCCGCTGCGGATTCTCTTTTCTGCCCAGTCAAGCTAAAAACCAAACTTTCTATCGCAGCTCCATTTTAGttgaacaaaaactgaaatattgaCTATTTGACAACCATGTCTTGGTCCCACTGTCAAGTAAAACGCAAAATAAAGACTTATAAACCCACAaaagttaaaggaaaaaagaagaggaagtgtAGGATGCCCCAGAACGAGCTCAGAACAAAAGGATACCCAGATGAGGTGTCGTATCCGTGCCATCCATGTTTTAATATGACcaagttagaaaaaaaacacaagagtgCAAACATTATTAGATATGTGGCTTTTTATTTCGGTACATTTTATATGAAAATAGTGTCGCAGACTTATACAACAGTTTTTGCTGTACAACCGACATTTAGACATGGATGAATCATTTCCTACAGAAAACATGTCAAATCCAATCAGCTGAATTCGGGAAGGAGCATCAAATAAATGTAGAGCATTATGTCAGTGAACAGGCACACTTCCACTAGCTGCGCCTGCCTGTACTATGGAATGGAATGTGAAAAGTCAAACTGCATTTGGTTATCAtactaaatatgcatatgtaagCACGGTGTTTCAATAATTAGGATGCTGAACAACTCTGAGCCACCAGTACAATAGCAACATCCCACAGAAAGCTGTCTGTATCAACATTAAGAGCTCATGAACCATAGCAGCACCTACGAAGACTCCTTAGAGTTAAacccttccttccttccttttgaCTTTTTACAGACTGATTTTGAgctttttcacacagctgacagGTTACTGTTTCCACACATCTCCAGGgagtaggaagaaaaaaatccaacaaaacAATTAagagattcttttttttcttgttaaagcAACATAAGTATGTACAAAAAAAGCAACTCCCACCATTTACAAACCAACAGTCTCAAATTATGTCACATGATGctccataaaaataaaaaaattacacaaatctTCTTTTTGCAGAGGATGTCTGAAACCCATAAACACGtaggaataaaaaaagaaagtaaaagacAAATCAATAactgaacatgtatttatatagtgtgCGGTGGAAATGCCTGATTTTTGTtaagtgtaagaaaaaaaaaaaaagggggcatGAATGCTGTACTTACTGATTCCCAGACACCTACTCACTGTACAATCCCCAGAGTTCCTCTTTTAGCAGAACTGTGCAGTTGGTTAcacagttaaaaaacaacaacaacaaaacaatatgATGAAGTAAAAAACAAAGGGCTGGGTTAGCCTAACTTACACTGCCCTGTCACTCAGAGACTTCGCAGTACCATTAAAATCTGCAGCATCGCTACCACTGCCGCCATTAAAAGTTAatatttcaaatgcaggtttaaagATTCAGCTTCACAACATGAGAGTCTAAGAAGTCAGCTGGAAGGCGAGTAGGTGTAGTGGATCCAAATAGTGCTTCAAATATTCACTGACTCTTTGCCAGTAAAAAtcatcgctctctctctctcacacacacacacacacacacacacacacacacacacacacacacacacacacacacacacacgttaaaAATGTGCACAGTTAAAGTGGAATTCTACggaaaactgattttttttaaggatttttaTCTACAAAAAGTACTCAGCCTTATACAAAACAAACTTCTCAAAGGATTATAAaggccacattaagaaaaaactaattaaattaACCTCACATCCCAAGAATATCGTTGAGTCAAATGTCAAGCTTATTCTTGGCATTTCAAACTTACTTCCAAATTAAAATAACAGACCTTTCACTTTCTTGTTTACTTAACATGGCCGTTATAATccattgtatatatatatatattttttaggtAACACTTTTTTAGTAATAATTCGACCCCTTTGGACATTTACATTTCATCCTTAATCATTAAATAGGAATAGTCTAGTGTGTTCTTTAATAGAGTTCTTACACAGGCCTGTAACATAGATTAGGACataaattattatatttaatttaataaatgtaagatcataaaataaaataaaataaaaaaggctgATGATTTTTTACGAGTGTTTTGAAAAGTGAAAAATTGATCTCAAAATCAATTTCAAGTGGAATTCCTCTCCAGCGTCTCTCACAGTCACTCAGTGCTTTAACTACACATCAGTTTAAAACAGTCCCTTTATGAACATTACTTACATACTTAAATACAAAgcatcagctgagctgctgtttttcGTACTCGTACTCAATATACAGAAAATTCACCTGCTGTGTTGTTTCTCATATTAACTCCAATGCCCCTTCACTGATGAGATGATGAGATTCTCACAGTCACCTGCACTTCCTGCCTCGGACGCTGCATCGAATCAAATCTAAAAGGTAAAGTTCAAACCTGCGACACGAGGAGATGTCGAACAACCCGCTACCTCTGATTTAAATTTAGGTGTGTTAGGCCGTCTGGTCGCCGTCTGTATTCAGAGTCGGGGCGGGCGAGGGGTAGTCGCAAAACGCAGTTTTTATTcctcatgttttttgttttgttttgtttcttaaatTCAAAAAGTACCCTCTGTGGCATAATGTTGCCTCGTTGCTTGTTTGCGGTTCAGTGTCCAGTGTGTGAGGTTAAAGGTCGGGGAAGCGGCTAGGGTCTTCTTTATAATCATTGGGAATGCTAAAAATGGATTCATCAAACTCATCGTAGCGAAACTCCTGAAACGTCACCGTGGCCGTGATCGTAGGAAACACGGGGATGTCTGCGGGGAGCCGAGAGCACAATTATATGAATGACATGAAGAACACATCACACGAAAAAGTCATGAACATCAATCAGCAGACTACTGTTTGCAACACCATATAAAACTCTGCTTACCGAGCTTGACGGGAAAGCCAGGGGGGAGCTTCATCTGaacaaactccctgagtttattaaagtgcttgaaggGTGCAATCACTTCCAGAACATTCAGTAACCTGAGGGACACGAGAACCCAaatcaacaaacaaaaacaaagtctaTTTTACTAAAGCATTTAGGTCTCAATGAATGAATAATTTCCCCCCTTTATCCCCACTAAACAAGCCCGGGAAAATACCAATAGAAAATTATGCTGCCTGCTTTTTAATAACCATCTGGAGGGCAGCTTAAATGAAGACTTACGATTCGATGCTCAGAGGGAAGTCTTGACTCATGGCTATTGTGGCTTTGAAGTTTTTCTTGCTCTCCTTGCACACCAGCTCTCTTCCTAGATGAGGAGCTCTGAGACAGAAAATTTTATCCCACGATGAAGGCAGTTCAGTCAGGAAGAGCTCACAGCTCATTAATGCAGACATGGAAAACTACCAGTGTTTTTCCAGTAACTAAAACATGTCAACCTATGTGAATATTGCATTTGGCACACGTAGAGATTCCTGCTTTATTTATTCCCAAACACTTCAGACACCTACTTTCCATTGTCAGCCGTGATGTATTCTTCCCAGGATATAGTGTTGGGTGACGGGGGAGTTAGAGATTGCCTTCTTGCTGGCTAAAAGTCAgaaaagagattaaaaaagGCTAAAGTGCAAAATACTGAAAGGTCACACTTAAAAACAGCGAgtgaaactaacaaaaaaaatgttaaaactgaTCTAAGTTATGACATACAGATGTTTTTTGTCATTACTTTTATATCAACATTAGTGTTTACCTATACACCTTTAATTTTTCCCCGCAGAGCACTGACATACACGGCACATGCCACTAGAGGGCCCCAACGCATCACTAAGCAGTATACTTTTATTCTGACATAACAGCCATCCAACAACAGCAAAGTAACTTTATATAATAAGCTAAATCAGTAATTACTAAAAGCAGGAATCAACCAAACTTAATCTAGAAAGTCCTAATTCAGTGATGAAAATGTTAAATCTTTAGTTAATTCAGCGGATGAGCATCACAAATTGTCACAGAGAAGAAGGAGGCGAAGAGTTGTTGATGCTGTTGTGCCGGCCTTGAAATTAGATCCTATGTTATTGTTCGTGGTTGATAACAACTGTTTTGAACCAGTGATCTTAACTGAATAAACGGGAGCTGCACAGTAAACAGCCTTCAAATGTTAAGCCTTCATCCTTTGTTGAAATTCAGCTGTAATGCTGCCGTATCAGATTCATTCACCAGATCATTTTTATCAGCTGAAGTGAGTTACTCTTCCCACGAGCAACGAAGGATCAAAGAGAACTTTCTTcaaaagaaagattttttttaaaaaaactaaaaattggAAACCGTTTGGCGCTTGGCCTTCTTGATTTAATGTTCTTCTTCGGTGTCAGTTCATATTAAGATTGGACGATCTGTTCTGGATGACTCTGAACTACGAGGTGCTTTGACAGTCTGCTATTCCTAAATATTTGCTCCCTGCTCCTGCCagagttcagattttttttaaatcactattAAACCAGCCGATCTCTCTTTTGTAAGCTGTGGTTGAGTACGACAACTAGGGCAGAAGAATCTGAAAACAGGTTCTGGATGACGAGACACCTCTGTGTCAAGAGATGGCTGACATAAGGTGTGCAGCCTTATTATGTGCTCTCTCACACTGTGTACCAGGCCTGGCACATTGTTGTGATGAGGACAGAGTACACACAGGCTGTGGAGACCTTGATCTGCTGGTATGCCGGACCTGCTCCCCCATCATTCCACGGCAccggggagggggagggggggaggggggggggggttagctTTCATCCGTGTGATCAATAGTGTCCAGCTCTGTTCCAAAGCCTCCCACGCTCTGCCTGTGTCCACAGACTGACTTGTTCTCTCCTGCTGTAGTAAACACAGTTGCGTCACAGCAGCTGCTTATCTCATCCACTTCCCATGTATCATTTTCCACAGGTGTGGAGGCGAGACTATTTTCACatcaaaactaaaacaaaaaattatatttcttCAAACTGTTTTCCCCCCACTTTAAACAAGAGCAGGCACCAATTCACATCAGCACAAAGGTCTGACAGACAACAGAGAACACTTTGACGAAACGAAGCCCAACACAGAACACAGGACggtcaaaaacaaaacaaaaagcagtgaGCGTCCATTGTGTGTCGAGAGGCTTTATGTTCACAGAGTGGTTGTGTTTAGGGCTTCCTCTCGAACATACTATAGTGAGGGGATGGTGGGTGAGCGATGAGCAGATTAGTAGCTTTCACCACTGGGGGGCAGTGGTAGAATTTCAATCCATGCAGAGTGGCTCAGGGGGCATTTGTTCATTCTGTcttcaaacaaataaaaacatcaaaggAACATCAGTGGGGATCCAGTCAGGAATTTTTCAATAAACCATACAAAGTGGCTGGACAGGGTCCGTTTCTGTAGGATTTATCTTTGTATGGATACGGGGGTGAGGAGTACTGTGAGGTTTATTTTGTCTGAGAGGCTCGTGTCCTACCCCAATGTTCCAGCGGGACAGGACAGTTTCAGGATTGGACTGGTGGTTACGCTGCAGGTATAAGTAAAGACAATGTTTATCGACAAAGTGCTCTGACTAGTCACCTAAATGCAAACTTTTGCTGGAGGTGTACAGGTGCACTCGATACACTGTTCTATTGCTCTCAGAGAAAACTACCAAACCTTTCCCGAAGACAAGGATTCATGTTAGAACAAACTGACccaagttaaagaaaaaaactgtaacACAAATTTAACGACTTTAACTTCACTGCTGATTGAGAACCTGTGGGAAAATAAACTAGAGGAGAAATGTAAATTAAGTACATTTCAGTGCCTATCAAACCTGCAGCACTGTATCTCACTGTAGAAATAAAAATGGTTAAAAGAAGTATGGTGACAAACGTATAGtgataaaaactgcatttcctgGCCCAAAACCGAGTCACCCTTCACAGATTCAGATGTTAAGCACCTAACTTCAGTTTATTACCAAAAACCTTTGGTCTCCACTTCCCTTTTCATAAGCGAGAG
The genomic region above belongs to Pelmatolapia mariae isolate MD_Pm_ZW linkage group LG15, Pm_UMD_F_2, whole genome shotgun sequence and contains:
- the LOC134642866 gene encoding serine/arginine-rich splicing factor 11-like isoform X1, which translates into the protein MNSSTHVIQVTNVSPSTTSEQMRTLFGFLGTIEELKLFPPDDSPLPVTSRVCFVKFLEAESVGVSQHLTNTVFVDRALIVVPFAEGVIPDESKAMSLLAPANAVAGMMPGGGLLPTPNPLASMGATPFGGLGAPSIEQMAAMGMPGPNMNPQALSADFLKLMQSMDPKLNLAAGLNLSPGLKADASNKEIEEAMKRVREAQSLISAAIEPGSKKDDKRKHSRSRSRSRRRRTRSRSRHRRSKSRSRRRSHSRSRRRSKSPRRRRSYSRDRSRRSRSRDRRKEEKSKKRSKTPPKSYSSARRSRSISRRHRRSRSASRSPKRRVSRSPSPRRHKKEKKKDKDREKERDRDRREDRDRSRDERERSNSKKKKSKDKERDRDRKSDSEKGDVKVTRDYDEEEQGYDSEKGEEEEDERKSDSDSISSPKSQEEMERPEGQIPKKSKLNGDDHHQEDMEMSD
- the LOC134642866 gene encoding serine/arginine-rich splicing factor 11-like isoform X2 — translated: MFLVFPPGVIPDESKAMSLLAPANAVAGMMPGGGLLPTPNPLASMGATPFGGLGAPSIEQMAAMGMPGPNMNPQALSADFLKLMQSMDPKLNLAAGLNLSPGLKADASNKEIEEAMKRVREAQSLISAAIEPGSKKDDKRKHSRSRSRSRRRRTRSRSRHRRSKSRSRRRSHSRSRRRSKSPRRRRSYSRDRSRRSRSRDRRKEEKSKKRSKTPPKSYSSARRSRSISRRHRRSRSASRSPKRRVSRSPSPRRHKKEKKKDKDREKERDRDRREDRDRSRDERERSNSKKKKSKDKERDRDRKSDSEKGDVKVTRDYDEEEQGYDSEKGEEEEDERKSDSDSISSPKSQEEMERPEGQIPKKSKLNGDDHHQEDMEMSD
- the LOC134642866 gene encoding serine/arginine-rich splicing factor 11-like isoform X3 produces the protein MSLLAPANAVAGMMPGGGLLPTPNPLASMGATPFGGLGAPSIEQMAAMGMPGPNMNPQALSADFLKLMQSMDPKLNLAAGLNLSPGLKADASNKEIEEAMKRVREAQSLISAAIEPGSKKDDKRKHSRSRSRSRRRRTRSRSRHRRSKSRSRRRSHSRSRRRSKSPRRRRSYSRDRSRRSRSRDRRKEEKSKKRSKTPPKSYSSARRSRSISRRHRRSRSASRSPKRRVSRSPSPRRHKKEKKKDKDREKERDRDRREDRDRSRDERERSNSKKKKSKDKERDRDRKSDSEKGDVKVTRDYDEEEQGYDSEKGEEEEDERKSDSDSISSPKSQEEMERPEGQIPKKSKLNGDDHHQEDMEMSD